GACCTCCTCGGTGATAAACCGCCAGGACCAGCCGGTGGATGATCACTCGGCCCACGACCCCCGGCGTGCCGGCCGGCACGCCGGGCGGGTGCTGCTGCCGGTGCGGCTCGACGGCGGCGACGGCTCGCTGCGGCTGTCCTGGGAGACCGCCGAATCCAAACAGCGCATTGGCCTGGCTGTCGACCACTGGACCAACGCCGGCGTGCAGCCTTTCGACACCCAGGTGCATGAGGACGACAGCAGTGTCCGCTACGTTCTGGCCGTAAGCGCCGACGAGCCGTTTGTGCTGGAAAAGAGTGTCAGCTACGCCGTCGGGCAAGCCTCCGAAGACCTTGCCGACGACGCGGAAGCGGGTCTGAGGCCGCTGTCGGAGATTTTCGCCGAAAGCGCGGAGCATTACCGAAACTACTGGACCACCAGCGACATCATCCTCGCCGGCCAGACCGAGCTGCAGCAGGCCGTCCGCTGGAACCTCTTCCAGTTGGCCCAGGCCACCGCCTGCGCCGACGTCGCCGGCATCCCGGCGAAGGGTGTGTCCGGTTCCGGCTATGACGGGCACTACTTCTGGGACCAGGAGGTGTACCTGATGCCCTACCTGACGTACACCAGCCCCGGCAACGCCCGCCAGGTCCTGCAGTTCCGCCATGAGATGCTGCCCGAAGCCAAGATCCGGGCCAAGGAACTCAGCGTGGACGGCGCCCTGTTCCCTTGGCGCACCATTAACGGGCTGGAGGCCAGCGCCTACTACGCCGCCGGCACGGCCCAGTTCCACATCGCCGCCGCGATCGCCTTCGCGACCAACCGCTACATCTGGGCCAGCGGCGACCAGGAGTTCCAGGAAACCCTCGGCGCCGAGCTGCTGATCGAGACCGCCCGGATGTGGGTGTCCCTGGGTTTCTTTGGCAAGGACGGGCAGTTCCATATTCACGGCGTCACCGGCCCGGATGAGTACACCGCCGTTGTCAACGACAACGTCTATACCAACGTGATGGCGCGCTTTAACCTGCGGGCGGCGGCGGCGCTGGATCACCCCGGGATTGACGATGCCGAACGCCAGGTGTGGGAGCAGGCCGCCAACCGGATGCAGCTGCCCTATGACGAGGACCTCCAGGTCCACGCTCAGGACAACGACTTTATGACCCTGGAGCCGTGGGACTGGACGACACCGCGTTCCAAGTACCCGCTGCTGCTGCACTTCCACCCGCTGGTGATCTACCGCCACCAGGTGCTGAAGCAGGCCGATACCGTGCTGGCCATGTTCCTGCAGTGGCAGGACTTCACGGCCGAGGAAAAGCGCCGCGCCTTCGATTTCTACGACCCGATCACCACCGGCGACTCCACCCTGTCCGCCTGTGTGCAGGGCATTATGGCGGCCGAGGTCGGCTACGGCGACGCCGCGCTGGACCACTTCACGCACGCGTTGTTCATCGACCTGGACGACACACACGGCAACACGATCGACGGCGTGCACATCGCGTCCACCGGCGGCGTGTGGAGCTCGCTGGTCAGCGGCTTCGCCGGCCTCCGGGACCAGGGTGCGGTGCCCTACTTCGACCCGCGGCTGCCCGCTGGCTGGGAAGGGCTCTCGTTCCACCTGAAGATCCAGGGCCGGCTGCTGCAGCTTGAACTGGAGCAGGGTGCCATCAGCCTGACGGTGCGCGGGGGCCCACCGCTCGAGATCGACGTCCGCGGCGAGCTGTTTACGGTCGACGGTGATCCGGTCCGGGTGCCGCTGGCCCCGGTGGCGGTCCCGGAGCCCACGATCTTCCCGAGCGGACTGCCGACGGCGTCCCTGCCGATGGTGCGCGCAGCCGGCTAGGCCTGCTGCTGCCGTTCGGCGGCGCCGCTGCTGCCGGGGTGCCCGTCGCCAGCCAGGCGCTCCGGGCCGTCGTCGAGCGGGTTGGCGATCTCGTCGGCCGGCATCTTCGCGACGGCCAGTGCGATGACCGCCACAACCGGACACACGGTCCCGGCCACCAGGAAGATGAGCCCGACCGGCAGCACCTCGGCGGCCGGGCCGGCGAGGGCCATGGAGACCGGCATCAGGGCCAGCGAGACGAAGAAGTCCAGGCTTGAGACGCGGCCCAGCAGGTGCGGGGGAACCCGGCGCTGCAGCAGGGTGCCCCAAATGACCATGCCCATCCCGCCGGTGGCACCGAAGACGAAGAGCGCGGCAGCCAGCGCCCAAAAGCTGTCGATGATGCCGACGGCGGCAAGTGGCAGGCTCCCGGCGCCCCAGCTCACCATCATCGCGCTCAGGTAGCGGCGCGGCAGCGGGAACGAAGCAGTTGCCAGCGACGCGGCGGCGCCGCCGACGCCCATCACCGCGAGCAGGAATCCGAACTGGCGCGAGTCGCCGCCGAGCTGGTCGCGGACCACAAACGGCAGGAGCACCTCGATGGGGCCGATCAGGAAAAGTACGGAGATGCAGGCCCACAGCAGGGTCCACATTAGCCAGGGTGTGCGGACCGTGTAGCTGACTCCTTCGCGGAGGTCCTGCAGCAGGGACGTTGGGGCGCGTTCGCCGGTCCCGGAACCTGCCCCGCCGCCAGCGCCGTCCATATCCGGACGGGGCTGGCGGCGGAGCAGGCTGAGGACGGCGAGGGCCAGCAGGTGGCACACCGCCACCCCGGTCACTGCATGCGCGGGGGAGAGGGCTGCGACCAGGATGCCCGCGACGGCCGGGCCGGTGGCCTGCTGCAGGAGCGGCCGCATGGTCCCTTCCAAACCGTTAGCCGCGAGCAGGTCCTCCGGCGGCAGGATCCGGGGGAGGATGGCGGAGTAGGCGGGGAAGAAGAATGCTGCGCCGGCGCCGAGCACAAACCCGCCGAGCGCCAGATGCCAGAGTTCCAGCCAGCCCAGCATGGCCAGTCCGCTGATGGTGGCGATGACGGCCAGGTTGGCCCCCTCCACCGCGATGATGAGCAGCCGCTGCGGGAACCGGTCCGCGGCGATGCCGCCCATCAGCAAAAACGCGACGAGTCCGGCGCTGCCGGCGGCCGCAACGAGGGAGAGCTCCAACGGCCCCCCGCCGAGCTCGATCACCTCGTAGACCATCGCCACGGCCCACATTCCGGAGCCGAAAATGGAGATGGCCAGTGCTGTAATCAGCACACGGTATTCCCGGTGTGCGAAGGGCCGCAGGGCCCTCGGTGAGCGCATGGTCCCAGTTTAGGCTGCGACTTCGCGTGAGGGCGGCGGTTTCCAGGCGGGAAAATCCGATGGAATAGGCGGGCCGGTGTCCGGGTTGTCGCCTAACGGGACGGGCAATCCAACCAGGACACCCCGTTCCGACGCACGGGGCCGGAAAGCCGCTACGCAGTTCTGCTGCGGCGGCCACAGGCCCGATTGAGCCGGACTACCCAGAATCGGAGATGGTGGATTAATGACTGCTTACAAGACAGTGAACCCCGCGACCGGAGAGACGCTGAAGGAATTTCCGCTTGCTACCGCGGATGAGGTGGAGAATGCCCTCGCGGCGTCGAAGCAGGCCTTCCAGGCCTGGCAGGCTGCGCCCGTAGCGGACCGCGCCGCGGTCATTGCCCGCGTGGCCGAACTGTACCGGGAACGACAGGACGAACTGGCCCGTCTGATCGCCACGGAGATGGGCAAGCCCTTGGCCCAGTCCCGGGGCGAAGTGGGCCTGGTGGCCGACATCTACTCGTACTACGCCGAAGAGGGCCCGGCCTTCCTCGAAGACGAACTGCTTGATGTTAAAGGCGGCGGCGAAGCAATCGTCCGCTCAGCACCGGTCGGGCCGCTCCTGGGCATCATGCCGTGGAACTACCCGTACTACCAAGTGGCCCGGTTCGCCGCCCCCAACCTGGTCCTCGGCAACACCATCCTGCTCAAGCATGCCGGCAGCTGCCCCCAGTCCGCCCTTGCCATTGAACAGATTTTCAAGGATGCCGGGCTCCCGGAGGGTGTCTACCTCAACGTTTTCCTGAGCAACGAACAGGTTGCCGAAGTCGTCGCCGATGACCGGGTCCAGGGTGTCTCCCTGACCGGAAGCGAGCGGGCCGGCTCGGCAGTCGCCGAGGTGGCCGGCCGCAACCTGAAGAAGTATGTGCTCGAACTCGGTGGCAGTGATCCGTTTATCGTCCTCGACTCAGACGACCTGGACGCCACGGTAAAGGCAGCGGTCAGCGGACGGATCGGGAACGCCGGCCAGGCCTGCACGGCTTCGAAGCGTTTTATCATCCTTGAGGACCTGTACGAGGCTTTTGTGGAGAAGTTCACTGCGCGGATGTCCGCGGTCAAGCACGGTGATCCCTTGCTCGCCGACACCCGCTTCGGGCCGCTCTCCTCACAGAGCGCCGCGGACGGCCTCATCGAGCAGATCCAGGACGCCGTGGACAAGGGCGCTACCCTGCGGACCGGCGGACACCACATCGATGGCCCCGGCGCCTTCGTGGAGCCCACGGTGCTGACGGATGTGACCCCCGGGATGCGGGCGTTCTCCGAAGAACTCTTCGGCCCGGCGGCCGTCGTCTACAAGGTCGCCAGCGTTGAGGAGGCCATTGAACTGGCCAACGGGTCCCCGTACGGGCTCGGCGGTGCGGTCTTCAGTGCCGACGCCGAGAAGGCCAAGGCGGTGGCCGATCGGCTGGACACCGGCATGGTCTTTATCAATTCCGTGGCCGAAACCCAGGCGGATCTGCCCTTCGGTGGTGTGAAGCGTTCGGGCGTCGGGCGCGAGCTGGCACGGTTCGGCATGAATGAGTTCGTCAATAAGAAGCTCATCCGGACACCGCGCTAAACCGGGCAGTTCTTCACGGCAGTTGAGGGCGGACAGGCGCCGCCGATCCGCCCTCAACTGCCCGCCCGGGCCATCGTCCGCCTCTACCGGCGGCGCCGCTGTGGCCTAGTGTTAAGGCTTGAATCCACAGCAGTGACGGTTCCGATGAGAGGCGATGATGGCCAAGCGAGGCAACCCGGCAATGAAAATTGCCCAGCAGTCAGCACACAACGCGATGTTCGACGCCGAGGGCAAACCCCGGGCAGGTGTGCACAACGTGCTCCTGCGGGCCGTTGAAATCCAGCGCCCCTTGATCCTGGCGAACCTTCGCCGGCTCCAGCGAAAGCACCCGCGGGCCACGGCGGCCCAGCTGGCCGCAACCCTGGAACGGGACTACCTCATTGCCGTCACCGGCGGCGGCGCGCTTGTGGGCGGGGCGGCCGTGATTCCCGGCGTCGGGACTGTGGCCGCACTGGGCCTCTCGGCCGCCGCGACCGCCGGTTTCCTGGAGGCCACAGCACTTTTTGCCACCTCGCTCGCCGAACTTCACGGCGTGCGGATGGTGGATCCGGAAAAGGCCAGCACACTGGTCATGGCCGTAATGCTCGGCGAGGAAGGCACCGCGCTGTTGAGTTCCCTGAGCGGCCAAGCCACCGGGCAGGGCGGCGGGCCCACCCAGGCGTGGGGCACACTGTTCGCACGCCGGGCACCGCTTGTTGGCTTCGGCCAGGTTCGTGAACGGATCCAGCGGGCTTTCCTCCGGAGCCTGCTCAGGCGCCAAGGCGGTGCCTTGCTGGGCCGGGCCCTGCCGTTCGGCGTCGGGGCCGTCGTGGGCGGGGTCGGCAACCGGATGATGGGACGGGCCGTGGTGGCCAATGCCAAGGAAGCGTTCGGACCGCTGCCCCTCGTGATCCCCGGCGAACTGGGAGCGACCGCGGAGCTGGACGGCCCGGCAGCAGCCCCGGCTGACACAAAGGACAGCAAGGACGATTCAGCGCAGAAAGGCGGCACGTTTTGGATTTGAACGCTGACTTGGGGGAGTCCTTCGGGACGTGGACCATGGGCGACGACGCCGCGATGTTTCCGCTTCTGACGAGCGCCAGCGTGGCCTGCGGGCTGCACGCCGGGGACCCCGTGACCATGCTGGACACCTGCCGGGCGGCCTACGAGTCCGACGTGCGGGTGGGCGCTCACCTGGGCTACCCGGACATGGCCGGATTCGGGCTCCGGGCCCTGGACATGACGTTCGATGATCTCTTCGGCGCCGTGCTGTACCAGCTCGGCGCCTTGGACGGGGTGGCGCACGCCGTCGGCGCCTCGGTGGACTACATCAAGCTGCACGGGGCACTCTACGACCGGACAGTGCGCGACGCCGAGCAGGCTTCGGCAGTCGTCGCGGCCATCCAGGCCTACGATCCGGGGCTTGCCGTGCTGGGCTTCCCGGGCTCCGCCCTGCTCGGGATCGCCCAAGAAGCCGGCCACCCGGTCTTTACCGAGGCCTTCGCCGACCGCGCCTACCTGCCCGACGGCACCCTGCTGCCGCGCTCGCAGGATGGTGCACTGCTGGAGGACCTCGGCCGGATCCAGGAACGGGCCGTGCGCCTTGCCGTCGAAGGCGAGGTCGAAGCTGTGGACGGGACGGTGCTCAGGATCGAACCGCACTCGCTGTGCATCCACGGTGACACGCCCGGGTCGGTCGAAACCGCCGCCGCGATCCGCGCGGCCCTCGAAAGCGCAGGCGTGGAGCTGGAAAGCTTCGCTTAGCCGAAGACCAGGTGGGCCACAGCAAAAATCGCGAGGCCGGCAAGGGCGCCCACCACGGTGCCGTTAATTCGGATGAACTGCAGGTCCTTGCCGATCTGAAGCTCGATCTTTTGCGAGGTTTCCTCGGCATCCCAGCGGGATACGGTATCGGTGATCACACCTGCGATGTCCGAGCGGTACGTCTTGACGAGATACCCGGCGGCGTCCCCGATCCACCTGTTCACCTTGCCGGCCAGTTCGCCGTCGACAACGAGCCGGGTGCCGAAGTCATGCACGGCGGCTTTGAACCTGACGGTCAGTTCGCTGTGCGGATCGTCGACGGCGGAGAGCAGCGCGGCCTTGATGGTGCCCCAGGTTCGGGAGGCGAGTTCCCGAATTTCCGGATCTCCCAGGACTTGGGCCTTGATGCCTTCGGCCCGGGCAATCATAACCGGATCGTGCTGCAGGTCCTGTGCCAGATCCTTGAGGTACGTGTCGATCGACCGGCGGACCTGGTGCTGCGGGTCGGTCTGCACAGCGCGGGTGAATTTGAGGATCTCGACGTAGACCTTGTCGCCTACGAGTCCGTCGACGAACGACGGCACCCACGTCGGGGACCGGTCAGTCACCACCCGGTTGACCGTCTCCTGGTTGTCCCGCACCCAGTCCACGGTTCGGTCCACGAGCACGTCCACCAAGGCGTGGTGATGGCCGTCGTCGAAGATCCGCTCGGCGACCCGGCCCACCGGGGGACCCCACGGCGGAGCGAGCAGATGCCGGCGGACCATGCCCTCGATCACGGCCTGGACGTCGTCGTCGTTGAGCACGGTAAAGGCCCCGCGGATGACGGCGGCACCTTCCTTGGCCACCCGCTCCGCGCCGCCGGGCCCGGAGAGCCAAGCTCCGGCTTTGCGGGCGATGTCCACCGAGGCCAGTTTCTCCTGGACCACCTGCTCGGAAAGGAAGTTGGTTTCCACGAATTCACCCAGCGAGGCGCCAATCTGGTCCTTGCGCTGCGGAATGATGGCGGTGTGCGGGATTTTCAAGCCCATCGGGTACTTGAACAGGGCCGTCACCGCGAACCAGTCGGCGAGGGCGCCCACCATACCGCCCTCGGCCGCAGCCCGGACGTATTCGAGCCAGGGGTACTGCTTCTGCAGGGCGAAGGCGACCACAAAGATGATGGCCATCAAAACCAACAGTGAGAGCGCCAGCAGCTTCATCCGCCGGAGCGCGGATTCTTTCGCGGCGTCGCTCCCTGCCATGGATTGGCGGCGGCTGGGGCGGCCGACTGCGGGCGCGTTGGCGCCGGCGGGGCCCTCCGCGCGGGTAGTTGGCTTAGATTTCACCTGCATGTGCCCAGCCTAGCCCGGCTTGGGCGGTGGCCGTCCGCTAACGTGTCAGCATGACGACTGCCGAGTCCACCGCAACCCGTCCGCTGGTCTACGCCCACCGTGGTTCCAGTGCGGCGTTCGCTGAGCACACCCGGGCGGCCTACCTGCAGGCAATTGCCGACGGCGCCGACGGTGTGGAGTGCGATATCCACCTCACCAGGGACCAGCACGCTGTACTGCTGCACGACTCAACCCTGGACCGCACCTCGGATGGCACCGGAGCCGTGGCGGACAGGACCCTCGAGGAGCTCCGGGCGCTGGACTTTTCCTCCTGGAAGGGCGCCAGGATCCCGGAAGAATACGGCAGTAGATCAGCCCAGCTGCTGACGCTCCCGGAGTTGCTGGCCCTCCTGCGGACAGCAGGCCGGGAGATCGGGCTGGCAATTGAACTCAAACACCCGAGTCCCTTTCAGCTCAAGCTCGAAGACCGTGTCCTGGAAATCCTCACGGCCGAAGGCTGGGATCCGGCGACGTCCCGGCTCGGGAACATCGTGGTGTCTTTTATGAGCTTCAGCCCGGACTCCGTGAAGCACCTGCTGGGAACCGTCCCGTCCGCCGCCGTGTGCCAGCTTGTGGACGACGTCGACGTCGAGGAGCTCCGCGAGGAGCTGGGCCTCGGGGCGCTCACCGGCGGAGCGCTTGCCAATGTGATGAAGGCCGCGCAAACGGAAGCCGAACGGATCCTGGATGACTGCGAGACCGGGCTGGCCGGCCCGGGCATCGACTATGTCCGGGGCCATTCCCGGACCATCCGGCGCTGGCTCAACTCCGGCCGGCGGTTCCGGGTGTGGACGGTGGATTCGGAAGCCGACGTCGCCTTGTGCCAGGAGCTTGGGATCCACGAGGTCACCACCAACCGGCCCGGGCAGGTCCTGGCGCAGCTCTCGGCCGGGTCGCGGAGCCTCGGCTTGCACGGGTAGCTCCCGCTGGTCTTTGCGCCTCAAGCCCAGGGGAACAGGGGGAGGCTACGCTGCAAGGTCCCGGCGCCGCCAGCCGGCGAACCCGAACGCAGCAAGCACGGCCGCTGCCACGGTCAGGACACCCAGCGCCGCACCATCCCCGGATCCCACCGGGAGCAGCGGGGAATGCCTGAACGGGGAGAGGTCCATCAGCCAGTTCGGGGCGTTCCACAGCACCCCGAACTCTCCCAAGGCGACGAACGCCAGCAGGAGGCCCCAGGCCGCCCCGGTCAGCCGAGGCGCCCAGCCGAACACCGCCAGAGCGAGGCTGGTAACAACCCATGCGGCCGGCACCTGGGCCAAAGCGGCAACGGTGCTGCGGCCCAGCAGGGAGGCATCGTTGACGGCGAAGGCGGCTCCGGCACCAATCGACAGGCCCGCCAGAAAGAGCAGCAAAACGATGCCGGCCAACGCAAAGGTGAAGTGGCTGCCCGCCCACCGGAACCGGGTAGTGGCCGTGCCCAGCAGGACTTCGGTATGGCCCGCGGCTTCCTCGCTGCGCAGATGGTTCGCCGCCGATACCCCGTAGGCGGCCGCCAGTAGACCCATGATGCTGATTTCCGCGGCCAGGAAGGCCTCCGTCAAAGCGCGGGGGCCGCCCAGCAGCTTGATAAGGTCCTGGGCGTTTGGTGAACTCAGCAGCTCTGCCACATTGGAGACCAGGGAACCGATGACAACGCCGAAAATCACGAACGCCACGGCCCAGCCTAAAAGTACGCGGTACTGCAGCCTTACGGCCAGGCCCCAGACGCCGGAGAGCGAGCCTACGGCAGGTCCGGGACGCCCGGCAGCGATCCCGGCTCCCAGGTCCCGCCGTGCCCGAAGCGCGAATGCCGCCGGAACCAGCACGAGAGAGAGGGCAACAGGCAGCGCCAGCACCCACCAGCGGTCTCCGGCGAACGCCCGGATCTGCTGGTTCCACCCGATGGGCGAGAGCCAGGAGAGCGCCGATGGTCCCGGCTCGGCGAGGTCTCCGACAGCTCGCAAAGCATAGGTCACTGCGACGATACTGACACTGATCCCGGTCGCGGCCCGGGCGCTGGCGGTGAGCTGTGCCGCCACGCCGGCCACGGCGCTGAATACCATCCCGGTGGCGGCCCAGCCCAGGCCGAAGGCGAAGGAACCGGCCGCCGGCAGTCCGCCGGCGGCCAGCGCGGCTGCCGAGAGCAACCCGAGCAGCACGTTGGCCCCCAGGCTGATCGTGAGGGCCGCCGCCAGCGGTGCGTCTCGCCCCAGCCGCCCGCCGCCGAGCAGTTCCAGGCGTCCGCTCTCCTCGTCCCCGCGGGTGTGACGGACGGCGAGGACGATCATCAGGACGGCCAGGATGGCGGCCATAAACGCGGTGTATTTGATGAGCGACAGCGCACCGATCGAGCCGGGGTCGTAGATCCGCCCGAACATGGCCACCATGGAGGCGGTCGCGTTCAGGGCGGTGGAGGCCTCGATGCGGCTCGTGGCATCGGGGTAGAGCTCGACTCCGGCACGCGCGGTCGAGTAGGCGGTCAAGGCGAAACCGACGATCCACGCAGGCAGCATCCAGCGGTCCCGCCGCAGCCCGAGCCGGATCAGGACGCCGGTTCCGGCCAGGGTCTCAGGCATCGCCGGCCCGCCGTCGGCCCGGCCTGGCAGGGGCACCGGAGCCGGGCTGTCCGGGCGGGGCGCCGGACGCCGCCGCCGAATCCCCGGCAGTGCCGGCACCATAGTGGCGCAGGAACAGGTCCTCGAGCGTTGGCGGCTGGCTTGTGAGGGACCTCAGTCCCGCCGTCGTCAGTGCCTGCATCAGGTGGTTCAGGCCGGCCGGCTCGACTTGGGCGTTGA
This genomic window from Arthrobacter sp. EM1 contains:
- a CDS encoding glycosyl hydrolase family 65 protein, which produces MALITSDRARFPNDPWQLVETVHLPGNAGTLETLFSLGNGHLGIRGAHWAAADAELPGSFVNGFHETWDIKHAENAYGFARTGQRILYIPDANNFTVIIDGETLSLDESTVLDYRRSVDFATGVYECRIVWQCRSGATVTTIELRAVGYQSRGALGISLELGADRDISADVTSSVINRQDQPVDDHSAHDPRRAGRHAGRVLLPVRLDGGDGSLRLSWETAESKQRIGLAVDHWTNAGVQPFDTQVHEDDSSVRYVLAVSADEPFVLEKSVSYAVGQASEDLADDAEAGLRPLSEIFAESAEHYRNYWTTSDIILAGQTELQQAVRWNLFQLAQATACADVAGIPAKGVSGSGYDGHYFWDQEVYLMPYLTYTSPGNARQVLQFRHEMLPEAKIRAKELSVDGALFPWRTINGLEASAYYAAGTAQFHIAAAIAFATNRYIWASGDQEFQETLGAELLIETARMWVSLGFFGKDGQFHIHGVTGPDEYTAVVNDNVYTNVMARFNLRAAAALDHPGIDDAERQVWEQAANRMQLPYDEDLQVHAQDNDFMTLEPWDWTTPRSKYPLLLHFHPLVIYRHQVLKQADTVLAMFLQWQDFTAEEKRRAFDFYDPITTGDSTLSACVQGIMAAEVGYGDAALDHFTHALFIDLDDTHGNTIDGVHIASTGGVWSSLVSGFAGLRDQGAVPYFDPRLPAGWEGLSFHLKIQGRLLQLELEQGAISLTVRGGPPLEIDVRGELFTVDGDPVRVPLAPVAVPEPTIFPSGLPTASLPMVRAAG
- a CDS encoding MFS transporter, with protein sequence MRSPRALRPFAHREYRVLITALAISIFGSGMWAVAMVYEVIELGGGPLELSLVAAAGSAGLVAFLLMGGIAADRFPQRLLIIAVEGANLAVIATISGLAMLGWLELWHLALGGFVLGAGAAFFFPAYSAILPRILPPEDLLAANGLEGTMRPLLQQATGPAVAGILVAALSPAHAVTGVAVCHLLALAVLSLLRRQPRPDMDGAGGGAGSGTGERAPTSLLQDLREGVSYTVRTPWLMWTLLWACISVLFLIGPIEVLLPFVVRDQLGGDSRQFGFLLAVMGVGGAAASLATASFPLPRRYLSAMMVSWGAGSLPLAAVGIIDSFWALAAALFVFGATGGMGMVIWGTLLQRRVPPHLLGRVSSLDFFVSLALMPVSMALAGPAAEVLPVGLIFLVAGTVCPVVAVIALAVAKMPADEIANPLDDGPERLAGDGHPGSSGAAERQQQA
- a CDS encoding NAD-dependent succinate-semialdehyde dehydrogenase; amino-acid sequence: MTAYKTVNPATGETLKEFPLATADEVENALAASKQAFQAWQAAPVADRAAVIARVAELYRERQDELARLIATEMGKPLAQSRGEVGLVADIYSYYAEEGPAFLEDELLDVKGGGEAIVRSAPVGPLLGIMPWNYPYYQVARFAAPNLVLGNTILLKHAGSCPQSALAIEQIFKDAGLPEGVYLNVFLSNEQVAEVVADDRVQGVSLTGSERAGSAVAEVAGRNLKKYVLELGGSDPFIVLDSDDLDATVKAAVSGRIGNAGQACTASKRFIILEDLYEAFVEKFTARMSAVKHGDPLLADTRFGPLSSQSAADGLIEQIQDAVDKGATLRTGGHHIDGPGAFVEPTVLTDVTPGMRAFSEELFGPAAVVYKVASVEEAIELANGSPYGLGGAVFSADAEKAKAVADRLDTGMVFINSVAETQADLPFGGVKRSGVGRELARFGMNEFVNKKLIRTPR
- a CDS encoding 5-oxoprolinase subunit PxpA; this translates as MDLNADLGESFGTWTMGDDAAMFPLLTSASVACGLHAGDPVTMLDTCRAAYESDVRVGAHLGYPDMAGFGLRALDMTFDDLFGAVLYQLGALDGVAHAVGASVDYIKLHGALYDRTVRDAEQASAVVAAIQAYDPGLAVLGFPGSALLGIAQEAGHPVFTEAFADRAYLPDGTLLPRSQDGALLEDLGRIQERAVRLAVEGEVEAVDGTVLRIEPHSLCIHGDTPGSVETAAAIRAALESAGVELESFA
- a CDS encoding DUF445 domain-containing protein, with the protein product MQVKSKPTTRAEGPAGANAPAVGRPSRRQSMAGSDAAKESALRRMKLLALSLLVLMAIIFVVAFALQKQYPWLEYVRAAAEGGMVGALADWFAVTALFKYPMGLKIPHTAIIPQRKDQIGASLGEFVETNFLSEQVVQEKLASVDIARKAGAWLSGPGGAERVAKEGAAVIRGAFTVLNDDDVQAVIEGMVRRHLLAPPWGPPVGRVAERIFDDGHHHALVDVLVDRTVDWVRDNQETVNRVVTDRSPTWVPSFVDGLVGDKVYVEILKFTRAVQTDPQHQVRRSIDTYLKDLAQDLQHDPVMIARAEGIKAQVLGDPEIRELASRTWGTIKAALLSAVDDPHSELTVRFKAAVHDFGTRLVVDGELAGKVNRWIGDAAGYLVKTYRSDIAGVITDTVSRWDAEETSQKIELQIGKDLQFIRINGTVVGALAGLAIFAVAHLVFG
- a CDS encoding glycerophosphodiester phosphodiesterase family protein, with the protein product MTTAESTATRPLVYAHRGSSAAFAEHTRAAYLQAIADGADGVECDIHLTRDQHAVLLHDSTLDRTSDGTGAVADRTLEELRALDFSSWKGARIPEEYGSRSAQLLTLPELLALLRTAGREIGLAIELKHPSPFQLKLEDRVLEILTAEGWDPATSRLGNIVVSFMSFSPDSVKHLLGTVPSAAVCQLVDDVDVEELREELGLGALTGGALANVMKAAQTEAERILDDCETGLAGPGIDYVRGHSRTIRRWLNSGRRFRVWTVDSEADVALCQELGIHEVTTNRPGQVLAQLSAGSRSLGLHG
- a CDS encoding ABC transporter permease → MPETLAGTGVLIRLGLRRDRWMLPAWIVGFALTAYSTARAGVELYPDATSRIEASTALNATASMVAMFGRIYDPGSIGALSLIKYTAFMAAILAVLMIVLAVRHTRGDEESGRLELLGGGRLGRDAPLAAALTISLGANVLLGLLSAAALAAGGLPAAGSFAFGLGWAATGMVFSAVAGVAAQLTASARAATGISVSIVAVTYALRAVGDLAEPGPSALSWLSPIGWNQQIRAFAGDRWWVLALPVALSLVLVPAAFALRARRDLGAGIAAGRPGPAVGSLSGVWGLAVRLQYRVLLGWAVAFVIFGVVIGSLVSNVAELLSSPNAQDLIKLLGGPRALTEAFLAAEISIMGLLAAAYGVSAANHLRSEEAAGHTEVLLGTATTRFRWAGSHFTFALAGIVLLLFLAGLSIGAGAAFAVNDASLLGRSTVAALAQVPAAWVVTSLALAVFGWAPRLTGAAWGLLLAFVALGEFGVLWNAPNWLMDLSPFRHSPLLPVGSGDGAALGVLTVAAAVLAAFGFAGWRRRDLAA